One Sphingomonas sp. SUN039 genomic window carries:
- a CDS encoding efflux transporter outer membrane subunit yields MRLIVSAASVALLLAGCAPGQMARPEAARVVPPLTWRTPLAATVPLHAEWWQDFGDPALDRLVTDALANNPDIATAAARVREARAQESLARVQLFPTLDLGVGATYARSVSPFGTPTTSAGVQPVFQAAYEVDLFGRIDNQIAAARLTGDALGAARDAAALSITAATVSGYLTLLGLDGRLQVVRDTIASRAEALRIARSRARVGYTSQLELRQAEAEYQATALILPQVQLAIARQENALSALAGRNPGPIARVSTIDRVSMPGVPLGLPSDLLRRRPDIAQAERTLAASDATIAAARAQYLPSLRLNGTGGAVLSNALANPLTIWSIGASILAPIFEGGRLRANVDAATARRDQAAFGYQKIALQAFRETEDALAAIDRLSEQERVLTAQRLAIADALRHATNRYRAGYSPYLEQLDAQRALLQVDLSRVQLRTDTLNARVALFQALGGGWRE; encoded by the coding sequence ATGCGGCTTATCGTGTCGGCGGCCTCGGTCGCGCTGCTCCTCGCCGGATGTGCGCCCGGGCAGATGGCACGGCCCGAGGCGGCCCGCGTCGTGCCCCCGCTGACATGGCGAACACCGCTGGCGGCAACTGTGCCGCTTCACGCCGAGTGGTGGCAGGATTTCGGCGATCCCGCGCTCGACCGACTGGTCACCGATGCCCTCGCGAACAATCCGGATATCGCGACGGCTGCCGCACGCGTACGCGAGGCGCGCGCCCAGGAATCGTTGGCACGCGTCCAGCTCTTCCCGACGCTCGATCTGGGTGTAGGCGCCACTTACGCGCGCAGCGTCAGCCCGTTCGGCACGCCGACGACGAGTGCAGGGGTCCAGCCGGTGTTTCAGGCCGCCTATGAAGTCGATCTGTTCGGACGGATCGACAACCAGATTGCCGCTGCGCGCCTGACGGGCGACGCGCTCGGTGCCGCGCGTGACGCCGCGGCGCTAAGCATCACGGCCGCCACGGTTTCGGGATATCTCACGCTCCTCGGCCTCGATGGCCGATTGCAGGTCGTGCGTGATACGATTGCGTCGCGAGCAGAGGCGCTGCGGATTGCCCGTTCACGTGCGCGCGTCGGCTATACGTCGCAGCTCGAATTGCGACAGGCCGAGGCCGAATATCAGGCAACCGCGCTGATCCTGCCGCAGGTGCAACTGGCGATCGCGCGGCAGGAGAATGCCTTGAGCGCCCTCGCCGGACGCAATCCCGGCCCGATTGCGCGCGTGTCGACGATCGACCGTGTCTCCATGCCGGGCGTACCATTGGGCCTGCCGTCGGACTTGTTGCGCCGTCGGCCCGATATCGCCCAGGCCGAGCGAACGCTGGCGGCGTCCGACGCAACCATCGCTGCCGCCCGCGCGCAGTATCTGCCGAGTTTGCGGCTCAACGGCACGGGCGGCGCCGTTCTTTCCAACGCGCTTGCCAACCCGCTGACCATCTGGTCGATCGGCGCCAGCATCCTCGCACCCATTTTCGAAGGCGGGCGTCTACGTGCGAATGTCGATGCGGCAACCGCACGGCGAGATCAGGCCGCCTTCGGCTATCAGAAGATTGCACTTCAGGCGTTCCGTGAGACGGAGGACGCACTTGCTGCTATCGACCGTCTGTCAGAACAGGAACGCGTCCTGACGGCACAACGACTGGCTATCGCCGATGCGTTACGTCATGCGACCAACCGCTACCGCGCGGGGTACAGCCCCTATCTGGAACAGCTCGATGCACAACGCGCACTGCTTCAGGTCGATCTTTCTCGTGTCCAGCTGCGGACCGACACGCTCAATGCACGCGTGGCTCTGTTTCAGGCGCTCGGCGGCGGCTGGCGAGAGTAG
- a CDS encoding MFS transporter, which translates to MACISVSTPSHEFLPHERPLMPGSPATPDHPVRRRLGYFVIGVLLAITGGFLNGLLMANLPQIQGALGLTPVEGGWLTAAYSMTNICMSLLLIKFRQEFGIQRFTRVTLAGFLALNLTQLFVHSYGFELVLRAASGVVASGLSTLALFYIMQAMPAAKRLGGFVLGVGFGQIATPLARVVSPFLLGQGDIQNLFVFELGLTLACLGSVALLRLPPSERVDAFEPLDFLTFALFAPGMALLCAVLVQGRIIWWSTPWLGWALAGATILISAALLVERNRANPLLNTRWIGSRDVLRFAAVAAAMRILLSEQNFGALGLFTVVGMTNDQLVSFYALLTVASLAGLVISVILLNPLDLLRPVIFATALIAIGAYMDASATNLTRPENLYLSQALIAFAAIYFVGPTMMVGLLRALAKGPSHIVSFSAVFSISQTLGGIGGAALLGSFQIVREKFHSNALSQALVLTDPLVATRVQQLGGAYARAVGDPVQRQTQGINLLTQQVAREANILAFNDVFMLIAVLAVIVLAWLAARWAILKYRGINPLADELAALQKMMAQRQAA; encoded by the coding sequence GTGGCCTGCATTTCCGTCTCCACGCCTTCCCATGAATTCCTGCCGCATGAGCGCCCGCTGATGCCCGGTTCGCCTGCGACGCCCGATCATCCGGTCCGGCGGCGTCTGGGCTATTTCGTGATCGGTGTGCTGCTGGCAATCACCGGCGGTTTCCTGAATGGCCTGTTGATGGCCAATCTGCCGCAAATCCAGGGTGCGCTCGGGCTGACACCGGTCGAGGGCGGCTGGCTCACCGCCGCCTATTCGATGACCAACATCTGCATGAGCCTGTTGCTTATCAAGTTCCGGCAAGAATTCGGCATCCAGCGCTTCACCCGTGTGACGCTCGCCGGCTTTCTGGCGCTGAACCTGACGCAGTTGTTCGTGCACAGCTATGGGTTCGAGCTCGTGCTGCGCGCGGCCAGCGGCGTCGTTGCCAGCGGCCTGTCGACGCTGGCGCTGTTCTACATCATGCAGGCCATGCCGGCGGCCAAGCGGCTCGGCGGTTTCGTGCTCGGCGTGGGCTTCGGCCAGATTGCCACGCCGCTCGCGCGTGTCGTGTCGCCCTTCCTGCTCGGCCAAGGGGACATCCAGAACCTGTTCGTCTTCGAGCTCGGTTTGACACTGGCCTGTCTCGGCAGCGTCGCACTGCTGCGTCTCCCTCCAAGCGAGCGGGTCGATGCCTTCGAACCGCTCGATTTCCTGACCTTCGCCCTGTTCGCACCAGGTATGGCGCTGCTTTGCGCCGTGCTCGTGCAGGGGCGCATCATCTGGTGGAGCACGCCTTGGCTCGGCTGGGCCCTGGCGGGCGCGACAATCCTGATTTCGGCGGCGTTACTGGTCGAGCGCAACCGCGCGAACCCGCTGTTAAATACGCGCTGGATCGGCAGCCGCGATGTCCTGCGCTTTGCGGCCGTCGCCGCAGCGATGAGAATCCTGCTTTCCGAACAGAATTTCGGGGCCCTGGGCCTGTTCACCGTCGTCGGCATGACCAACGACCAGCTGGTCAGCTTCTACGCGCTGCTCACGGTCGCGTCGCTTGCCGGGCTCGTGATCAGCGTGATCTTGCTGAACCCGCTCGACCTGCTCCGCCCCGTGATCTTCGCCACGGCACTCATCGCGATTGGCGCTTATATGGATGCGAGCGCGACCAATCTGACGCGACCGGAAAATCTGTACCTGAGCCAGGCACTGATCGCCTTTGCCGCGATCTACTTCGTCGGTCCCACGATGATGGTCGGGCTGTTGCGGGCCCTGGCCAAGGGGCCCAGCCATATCGTCAGTTTCTCAGCCGTTTTCTCGATCTCGCAGACGCTCGGCGGCATCGGGGGCGCGGCGCTCCTGGGAAGCTTCCAGATCGTGCGCGAGAAGTTCCATTCCAACGCGCTGTCGCAGGCGCTGGTCCTGACCGACCCGCTGGTCGCGACGCGCGTTCAGCAGCTTGGCGGCGCTTATGCCCGGGCAGTAGGCGATCCGGTCCAGCGCCAGACGCAAGGGATAAATCTGCTGACCCAGCAAGTCGCGCGCGAGGCCAACATCCTCGCGTTCAACGACGTCTTCATGCTGATCGCGGTCCTCGCGGTGATCGTCCTCGCGTGGCTGGCGGCGCGCTGGGCGATCTTGAAATACCGGGGGATCAATCCGCTCGCGGACGAATTGGCAGCGCTTCAAAAAATGATGGCACAAAGGCAGGCAGCATGA
- a CDS encoding HlyD family secretion protein yields the protein MTDDGRPVSRDTPDERADNRLDEPIETPVEQPTEPTPMRGGWAPPRGGRGATLGFIALAIAGVLLILYAWRLPPFVSAIESTENAYVRGQTTIIAPQVSGYVAEVLVQDFDTVRAGQVIARIDDRIYRQRVEQAIAARAGQLATLANAEQSQRSSQATLGGQAAAVLNARAQLLRAQADMRRVNELVQEGSVSLRERDQTLAALRQAEAGVLQAQAQRSVAAEQVRTVQVGRGGLQAAVSGGDAAVRLAQIDLSNTVIRAPQDGRLGEVAVRLGQFVTAGTQLTTLVPPRVWVSANFKEAQTARIAPGQRATVRVDALGGAELHGTVERLSPAAGSEFSVIRPDNATGNFVKVAQRITVRIALDTRDPLYRRLSPGMSVEARVDAGPRR from the coding sequence ATGACCGACGATGGACGTCCGGTGTCGCGCGACACCCCAGACGAGCGCGCAGATAATAGGCTCGACGAACCGATCGAGACTCCGGTCGAGCAGCCAACAGAACCGACGCCGATGCGTGGCGGCTGGGCTCCGCCTCGCGGCGGGCGAGGCGCGACGCTGGGCTTCATCGCGCTCGCAATCGCTGGGGTGTTGCTGATCCTCTACGCGTGGCGCCTCCCGCCGTTCGTCTCGGCGATCGAGTCCACCGAGAACGCTTATGTCCGCGGGCAGACAACGATCATCGCGCCACAGGTGAGCGGTTACGTGGCAGAAGTGCTGGTGCAGGATTTCGACACGGTCCGCGCAGGCCAGGTGATCGCGCGCATCGACGACCGCATCTACCGCCAGCGCGTCGAACAGGCGATTGCCGCGCGCGCCGGGCAACTGGCTACGCTGGCCAATGCCGAGCAAAGCCAGCGATCGAGTCAAGCGACGCTGGGCGGTCAGGCCGCCGCCGTCCTCAATGCCCGCGCACAACTGCTGCGCGCGCAGGCCGACATGCGCCGGGTCAACGAGCTGGTGCAGGAGGGATCGGTCTCGTTACGCGAACGCGACCAGACGCTTGCCGCGCTCCGTCAGGCGGAGGCCGGGGTGCTCCAGGCGCAGGCCCAGCGCAGCGTTGCCGCCGAACAGGTGCGCACCGTACAGGTCGGACGTGGCGGATTGCAGGCGGCGGTATCAGGTGGCGATGCGGCGGTCCGCCTCGCGCAGATCGACCTGTCCAATACCGTCATCCGTGCGCCGCAGGACGGCCGCTTAGGCGAAGTTGCGGTGCGGCTGGGACAGTTCGTGACCGCAGGCACGCAACTCACGACATTGGTGCCGCCGCGTGTCTGGGTGTCAGCCAATTTCAAAGAGGCACAAACGGCGCGCATTGCACCGGGGCAGCGCGCTACTGTGCGGGTCGACGCACTCGGTGGCGCGGAACTGCATGGCACGGTCGAGCGCCTGTCACCCGCCGCCGGCAGCGAGTTTTCGGTGATCCGGCCCGACAACGCCACTGGCAATTTCGTCAAGGTCGCGCAGCGCATTACAGTGCGGATCGCGCTCGATACGCGCGACCCGCTCTACCGTCGACTGAGTCCCGGCATGTCGGTCGAGGCGCGGGTCGACGCGGGGCCTCGCCGGTGA